A genomic window from Populus nigra chromosome 7, ddPopNigr1.1, whole genome shotgun sequence includes:
- the LOC133699759 gene encoding probable metal-nicotianamine transporter YSL5 — protein sequence MDHNGRDDDHEKEDKKEEENGLSVERVFENQEVPSWRNQLTLRAFVVSFVLSILFSFIVMKLNLTTGIIPSLNVSAGLLGFFFIKTWTKFVERSGLLKQPFTRQENTVIQTCVVASSGIAFSGGFGSYLFGMSEAVAKQSTEHTDAFKNPSLSWMIGFLFVVSFLGLFSVVPLRKVMIVDFKLTYPSGTATAHLINSFHTPAGAKLAKKQVKVLGKFFSFSFLWGVFQWFYTAGDGCGFASFPSLGLKAYENQFFFDFSATYVGVGMICPYIINVSVLLGGILSWGLMWPLIDTKKGDWYPADLEASSLHGLQGYKVFIAIALILGDGLYNFFKVLSRTLAALFFQLRVRNATSNLPIADRSSPESSKISYDEQQRTRLFLKDQIPTWFSIAGYVAIAAISTATLPHIFHELKWYYILVIYIFAPTLAFCNAYGCGLTDWSLASTYGKLAIFVIGAWAGASHGGVLAGLAACGVMMNIVSTASDLSQDFKTGYLTLSSPRSMFVSQLIGTAMGCIISPSVFWLFFKAFKDLGTTGSQYPAPYATVYRNMAILGVEGFSALPKNCLYLCYGFFGAAILINLIKDALGKKWARFIPNPMAMAIPFYIGSYFAIDMCVGSLILFIWEKIDKVKADAFGPAVASGLICGDGIWTLPSSILALAGVKPPICMKFLSRRTNSKVDAFLGS from the exons atggatcACAATGGAAGAGATGATGATCACGAAAAGGAGGAcaagaaagaggaagaaaatggGTTGTCAGTGGAAAGGGTATTTGAGAATCAAGAAGTGCCTTCATGGAGGAATCAGCTGACATTGAGGGCCTTTGTGGTCAGCTTTGTGTTGAGTATTTTGTTCAGCTTCATAGTTATGAAGCTCAATCTTACAACTGGTATCATACCGTCCCTCAATGTCTCTGCTGGTCTTTTGGGGTTCTTTTTCATCAAGACCTGGACAAAGTTTGTTGAAAGGTCTGGCCTTTTGAAGCAACCCTTTACCAGGCAAGAGAACACTGTTATTCAGACTTGTGTGGTTGCCTCCTCTGGCATTGCCTTTAGTG GAGGCTTTGGGAGCTACCTGTTTGGAATGAGTGAAGCTGTGGCCAAACAATCAACAGAACATACTGATGCCTTTAAAAATCCATCCCTTTCTTGGATGATTGGCTTTCTGTTTGTTGTCAGCTTTCTTGGACTCTTTTCAGTGGTGCCTCTCCGGAAG GTCATGATTGTTGACTTCAAATTGACATATCCAAGTGGCACTGCGACTGCTCATCTCATCAACAGCTTTCACACTCCTGCAGGAGCCAAGCTAGCAAA GAAACAAGTGAAGGTCTTGGGCAAGTTCTTCTCATTCAGCTTCTTGTGGGGTGTCTTTCAATGGTTCTATACTGCAGGAGATGGTTGTGGATTTGCTAGCTTTCCCTCACTTGGGCTTAAAGCATATGAAAACca ATTCTTCTTTGATTTCTCAGCAACATATGTCGGAGTTGGAATGATTTGCCCATACATCATAAACGTATCTGTATTGCTTGGAGGAATTCTTTCGTGGGGTCTCATGTGGCCTCTGATAGATACGAAAAAGGGTGATTGGTATCCAGCAGACCTCGAAGCATCCAGCCTGCATGGCCTCCAAGGTTACAAG GTATTTATTGCCATTGCCTTGATTTTGGGTGATGGTCTGTACAACTTCTTCAAGGTGCTAAGCCGAACGCTTGCTGCCTTGTTTTTTCAACTTCGAGTGAGAAATGCAACCAGTAATCTCCCTATTGCTGACCGTTCCTCTCCCGAGAGCTCCAAGATCTCCTATGATGAGCAACAACGAACCAGACTCTTTCTGAAAGATCAAATCCCAACATGGTTTTCTATTGCAGGCTATGTCGCGATTGCTGCCATCTCTACTGCCACACTTCCACATATTTTTCATGAACTCAAATGGTATTACATACTGGTCATCTACATCTTTGCCCCAACCCTGGCATTTTGTAATGCTTATGGATGTGGCCTCACTGATTGGTCCCTTGCATCAACCTATGGGAAGCTTGCTATTTTTGTAATTGGGGCATGGGCTGGTGCCTCACATGGTGGAGTTCTTGCAGGTCTAGCTGCCTGTGGAGTCATGATGAATATAGTCTCCACGGCTTCTGACCTCTCTCAAGATTTCAAGACTGGTTATCTAACCTTGTCCTCACCACGGTCTATGTTTGTGAGCCAACTGATTGGCACTGCAATGGGTTGCATAATTTCCCCTAGCGTCTTTTGGCTCTTTTTCAAGGCCTTCAAGGATCTTGGGACTACTGGAAGTCAATACCCTGCTCCTTATGCTACTGTGTATCGAAACATGGCTATATTGGGGGTAGAAGGCTTCTCGGCTCTACCAAAGAATTGCCTCTATCTTTGTTATGGATTCTTTGGTGCAGCTATTCTGATAAATTTGATCAAGGATGCATTGGGTAAGAAATGGGCTAGGTTCATTCCCAATCCAATGGCAATGGCTATACCTTTCTATATTGGCTCATACTTTGCCATCGACATGTGTGTGGGAAGCTTGATTCTATTTATTTGGGAAAAGATTGACAAGGTGAAGGCAGATGCTTTTGGGCCAGCAGTGGCTTCTGGTTTGATTTGTGGGGATGGGATATGGACTTTGCCTAGTTCAATACTTGCTCTAGCAGGTGTAAAACCACCCATTTGCATGAAGTTTTTGTCAAGGAGAACAAATAGCAAGGTTGATGCATTCTTAGGGtcataa